The proteins below come from a single Corylus avellana chromosome ca3, CavTom2PMs-1.0 genomic window:
- the LOC132175050 gene encoding ADP-ribosylation factor GTPase-activating protein AGD5 isoform X1, translating to MNEKANVSKELNAKHRKILEGLLKLPENRECADCKAKGPRWASVNLGIFICMQCSGIHRSLGVHISKVRSATLDTWLPEQVAFIHSMGNEKANSYWEAELPPNYDRVGIENFIRAKYEEKRWVSRDGKPKSPTRVQEDKASVHWQRPGERIGHGHISSSENTFEERKNTRLPGTASATRISVPVPPKGPEQQVTPVPKPQHVEKIETAPAVPQAEAAKQASDAASTVSPPKVDYATDLFNILSMDGPSENGSGAASHDDNAWAGFQSAAADEEVSTAEKTGPTKPVENSPQSTTGIEDLFKDSPSVMPASVSEKPKKDLKNDIMSLFEKSSMVSPFAAHQQQLMMLAQKQSLLMAAAAKSVGGEPKFIGAMQQPGSNGSINLSAQSWANTGPQIPGMIMPTGGQSVQTFMQTRNMGAAHPVGSSVPYPTSSLYSMGQATPVNGATTTGVSKPQPASTVSSVPATQSGKDYDFSSLTQGMFAKP from the exons ATGAACGAGAAGGCCAACGTTTCCAAAGAGCTCAACGCCAAGCACAGAAAG ATACTGGAAGGACTTCTTAAATTGCCGGAGAACAGGGAATGTGCCGACTGCAAAGCTAA AGGTCCAAGATGGGCTAGCGTGAATTTAGGCATCTTTATATGCATGCAGTGCTCTGGGATCCACAGAAGTCTTGGGGTACACATATCAAAG GTGCGGTCTGCTACCCTGGACACTTGGCTTCCGGAGCAGGTTGCCTTTATTCATT CAATGGGAAATGAGAAGGCAAATAGTTACTGGGAAGCAGAGCTACCCCCAAATTACGATAGAGTTGGAATTGAGAATTTTATTCGTGCAAA GTATGAAGAGAAGAGATGGGTTTCAAGGGATGGAAAACCTAAATCACCTACTAGAGTGCAGGAAGACAAGGCTTCTGTGCATTGGCAAAGGCCTGGGGAAAGAATTGGGCATGGCCATATTTCTAGTTCTGAAAATACATTTGAGGAAAGGAAGAACACTCGACTGCCCGGTACTGCTTCTGCTACAAGAATTAGTGTTCCTGTTCCTCCTAAAGGACCTGAGCAG CAGGTTACTCCTGTTCCGAAGCCTCAACAtgttgagaaaatagaaacggcaCCAGCAGTGCCCCAAGCTGAAGCAGCAAAGCAGGCTTCAGATGCTGCTTCCACTGTCTCTCCACCAAAAGTAGACTATGCAACCGACCTTTTCAACATATTATCCATGGATGGTCCAAGTGAAAATGGCTCAGGGGCAGCTTCACATGATGATAATGCTTGGGCAGGTTTTCAGT CTGCAGCTGCTGATGAAGAAGTGTCAACAGCCGAAAAAACTGGTCCAACAAAGCCGGTCGAAAATAGTCCCCAATCGACTACTGGAATTGAGGATCTTTTTAAAGATTCACCATCAGTAATGCCTGCTTCAGTGTCAGAGAAACCCAAGaaagatttgaaaaatgatattATGAGCCTTTTTGAGAAG TCGAGTATGGTGTCACCATTTGCTGCTCATCAACAACAACTAATGATGCTGGCTCAGAAACAGTCCCTTCTGATGGCTGCTGCAGCTAAATCTGTTGGTGGGGAACCGAAATTTATTGGAGCTATGCAACAACCTGGGTCCAACGGCAGTATCAATTTGTCTGCTCAAAGTTGGGCAAATACTGGCCCTCAGATTCCTGGAATGATAATGCCAACTGGTGGGCAGAGTGTACAGACATTCATGCAG ACAAGGAACATGGGAGCAGCACATCCAGTGGGGAGCTCTGTTCCATACCCTACATCTAG CCTTTATTCCATGGGCCAAGCTACCCCAGTCAATGGCGCCACAACCACTGGAGTGAGTAAACCTCAACCAGCATCTACAGTATCATCCGTTCCTGCTACGCAATCAGGGAAGGATTATGATTTCTCCTCATTAACGCAAGGGATGTTTGCAAAACCCTGA
- the LOC132175050 gene encoding ADP-ribosylation factor GTPase-activating protein AGD5 isoform X2, with protein MNEKANVSKELNAKHRKILEGLLKLPENRECADCKAKGPRWASVNLGIFICMQCSGIHRSLGVHISKVRSATLDTWLPEQVAFIHSMGNEKANSYWEAELPPNYDRVGIENFIRAKYEEKRWVSRDGKPKSPTRVQEDKASVHWQRPGERIGHGHISSSENTFEERKNTRLPGTASATRISVPVPPKGPEQVTPVPKPQHVEKIETAPAVPQAEAAKQASDAASTVSPPKVDYATDLFNILSMDGPSENGSGAASHDDNAWAGFQSAAADEEVSTAEKTGPTKPVENSPQSTTGIEDLFKDSPSVMPASVSEKPKKDLKNDIMSLFEKSSMVSPFAAHQQQLMMLAQKQSLLMAAAAKSVGGEPKFIGAMQQPGSNGSINLSAQSWANTGPQIPGMIMPTGGQSVQTFMQTRNMGAAHPVGSSVPYPTSSLYSMGQATPVNGATTTGVSKPQPASTVSSVPATQSGKDYDFSSLTQGMFAKP; from the exons ATGAACGAGAAGGCCAACGTTTCCAAAGAGCTCAACGCCAAGCACAGAAAG ATACTGGAAGGACTTCTTAAATTGCCGGAGAACAGGGAATGTGCCGACTGCAAAGCTAA AGGTCCAAGATGGGCTAGCGTGAATTTAGGCATCTTTATATGCATGCAGTGCTCTGGGATCCACAGAAGTCTTGGGGTACACATATCAAAG GTGCGGTCTGCTACCCTGGACACTTGGCTTCCGGAGCAGGTTGCCTTTATTCATT CAATGGGAAATGAGAAGGCAAATAGTTACTGGGAAGCAGAGCTACCCCCAAATTACGATAGAGTTGGAATTGAGAATTTTATTCGTGCAAA GTATGAAGAGAAGAGATGGGTTTCAAGGGATGGAAAACCTAAATCACCTACTAGAGTGCAGGAAGACAAGGCTTCTGTGCATTGGCAAAGGCCTGGGGAAAGAATTGGGCATGGCCATATTTCTAGTTCTGAAAATACATTTGAGGAAAGGAAGAACACTCGACTGCCCGGTACTGCTTCTGCTACAAGAATTAGTGTTCCTGTTCCTCCTAAAGGACCTGAGCAG GTTACTCCTGTTCCGAAGCCTCAACAtgttgagaaaatagaaacggcaCCAGCAGTGCCCCAAGCTGAAGCAGCAAAGCAGGCTTCAGATGCTGCTTCCACTGTCTCTCCACCAAAAGTAGACTATGCAACCGACCTTTTCAACATATTATCCATGGATGGTCCAAGTGAAAATGGCTCAGGGGCAGCTTCACATGATGATAATGCTTGGGCAGGTTTTCAGT CTGCAGCTGCTGATGAAGAAGTGTCAACAGCCGAAAAAACTGGTCCAACAAAGCCGGTCGAAAATAGTCCCCAATCGACTACTGGAATTGAGGATCTTTTTAAAGATTCACCATCAGTAATGCCTGCTTCAGTGTCAGAGAAACCCAAGaaagatttgaaaaatgatattATGAGCCTTTTTGAGAAG TCGAGTATGGTGTCACCATTTGCTGCTCATCAACAACAACTAATGATGCTGGCTCAGAAACAGTCCCTTCTGATGGCTGCTGCAGCTAAATCTGTTGGTGGGGAACCGAAATTTATTGGAGCTATGCAACAACCTGGGTCCAACGGCAGTATCAATTTGTCTGCTCAAAGTTGGGCAAATACTGGCCCTCAGATTCCTGGAATGATAATGCCAACTGGTGGGCAGAGTGTACAGACATTCATGCAG ACAAGGAACATGGGAGCAGCACATCCAGTGGGGAGCTCTGTTCCATACCCTACATCTAG CCTTTATTCCATGGGCCAAGCTACCCCAGTCAATGGCGCCACAACCACTGGAGTGAGTAAACCTCAACCAGCATCTACAGTATCATCCGTTCCTGCTACGCAATCAGGGAAGGATTATGATTTCTCCTCATTAACGCAAGGGATGTTTGCAAAACCCTGA